The following proteins are co-located in the Megalobrama amblycephala isolate DHTTF-2021 linkage group LG12, ASM1881202v1, whole genome shotgun sequence genome:
- the srrd gene encoding SRR1-like protein: MACNDDWQVAGRRKGAAKRRQHPSNPNLDSHHVSDCKLDKQKIINAMNELRGENLWMEWRDLLSERRLSNASGSSELIKTSLQYCVCYGLGNFASCVSARYQLAMLLLLLETLQIPVGSCSVYDPVFSASECDALKELGFTVLTENEEGKRPVYQPTLFYLMHCGKALYNNLLWRNWMPQTLQKIIIIGNSFHGIQERMLQREFERDYSFLSNVISVCDEMSLPCSPRFLDVFNDTALIQFPLENLNKLPETMWIEPSEPLYQHCQDLEIIQREKRS; encoded by the exons ATGGCTTGTAATGATGACTGGCAGGTAGCAGGGCGTCGTAAAGGAGCTGCTAAAAGAAGACAACATCCTTCAAACCCAAATCTAGACTCACACCATGTGTCTGACTGCAAACTGGACAAGCAGAAGATAATAAACGCAAT GAATGAACTGAGAGGAGAAAACTTATGGATGGAATGGAGAG ATCTCCTGTCCGAGCGTCGTCTTTCCAATGCTTCTGGGTCTTCAGAACTGATTAAAACGTCTCTTCAGTATTGTGTGTGTTATGGTTTGGGTAACTTTGCTTCTTGTGTATCTGCCCGATACCAGCTTGCAATGTTATTACTGCTTCTAGAGACACTCCAG ATTCCAGTAGGCAGTTGCAGTGTGTATGATCCAGTGTTTTCTGCATCAGAGTGTGACGCTCTCAAAGAGCTCGGCTTCACCGTACTTACTGAAAATGAG GAGGGAAAGCGCCCAGTTTATCAACCCACCCTGTTTTACCTGATGCATTGCGGGAAGGCTCTGTATAACAACCTGCTGTGGAGAAACTGGATGCCTCAGACGTtgcaaaaaattattataattggcAACAGTTTTCATGGCATTCAAGAAAG GATGCTTCAGAGAGAGTTTGAGAGAGACTACAGCTTCCTTTCAAAT GTGATAAGTGTGTGTGACGAGATGTCTCTGCCCTGCTCACCACGCTTCCTGGATGTGTTTAATGACACGGCGCTCATTCAATTCCCTCTGGAAAATCTGAACAAACTGCCAGAAACCATGTGGATTGAGCCTTCAGAGCCACTGTACCAACACTGCCAAGATCTCGAGATCATCCAGAGAGAGAAAAGGAGCTGA